One segment of Manihot esculenta cultivar AM560-2 chromosome 4, M.esculenta_v8, whole genome shotgun sequence DNA contains the following:
- the LOC110613447 gene encoding 5-methyltetrahydropteroyltriglutamate--homocysteine methyltransferase, with protein sequence MSQVSHHVLAPFTSLGVISVASLSFSTNSSPSFLRFSLRLRAFSSFSSSLRAMASHIVGYPRMGPKRELKFALESFWDGKSSADELQKVATDLRLSIWKQMADAGIKFIPSNTFSYYDQVLDTTAMLGAVPPRYGWNGGEIGFDIYFSMARGNASVPAMEMTKWFDTNYHYIVPELGPDVKFSYASHKAVDEYKEAKALGIETVPVIVGPVSYLLLSKPAKGVEKSFSLLSLIDKILPVYKEVVSELKAAGANWIQFDEPKLVMDLDAHELQAFTHAYSELEATLSGLHVLIETYFADVPVEAYKTLTSLKGVSGFGFDLIRGTKTLDLIKSGFPSGKFLFAGVVDGRNIWANDLAASLDTLHSLEAIVGKDKVVVSTSCSLLHTAVDLANEPKLDKEIKPWLAFAAQKILEVNALAKALAGHKDEAFFSSNALAHTSRKSSPRVTNEAVQAAAASLKGSDHRRATNVSARLDAQQKKLNLPILPTTTIGSFPQTQDLRRVRREYKAKKISEDDYVNSIKEEINKVVKIQEELDIDVLVHGEPERNDMVEYFGEQLSGFAFSANGWVQSYGSRCVKPPIIYGDVSRPKAMTVFWSSMAQSMTKRPMKGMLTGPVTILNWSFVRNDQPRHETCYQIALAIKDEVEDLEKAGITVIQIDEAALREGLPLRKSEHAFYLDWAVHSFRITNCGVQDSTQIHTHMCYSNFNDIIHSIINMDADVITIENSRSDEKLLSVFREGVKYGAGIGPGVYDIHSPRIPSTEEIADRIKKMLAVLESHILWVNPDCGLKTRKYSEVKPALSNMVAAAKLLRAELGSAK encoded by the exons ATGAGCCAAGTCTCTCATCACGTACTTGCGCCGTTCACTTCTTTAGGAGTGATATCTGTtgcctctctctctttctcgactaactcttctccttcttttcttcgcTTCTCCCTCCGACTCCGtgccttttcttctttctcttcttctttaag AGCAATGGCGTCCCACATTGTTGGTTATCCTCGCATGGGGCCCAAGAGAGAGCTCAAATTTGCTTTGGAATCTTTCTGGGATGGCAAGAGCAGTGCTGATGAATTACAGAAGGTGGCAACAGATCTCAGGTTATCTATCTGGAAGCAGATGGCTGATGCTGGAATCAAGTTTATTCCTAGCAACACATTTTCATATTATGATCAAGTTTTGGACACCACAGCAATGCTAGGTGCTGTTCCTCCCAGATATGGTTGGAATGGTGGTGAGATTGGTTTTGATATCTACTTTTCCATGGCTAGAGGAAATGCCTCTGTCCCTGCTATGGAAATGACCAAGTGGTTTGACACCAACTA CCATTACATTGTTCCTGAATTGGGACCAGATGTTAAGTTCTCTTATGCATCTCACAAGGCTGTTGATGAGTACAAGGAGGCCAAAGCT CTTGGGATTGAGACTGTGCCCGTCATTGTGGGTCCTGTTTCCTATTTGCTGCTATCAAAACCAGCAAAGGGTGTGGAGAAatccttctctcttctttcccTGATTGACAAAATTCTTCCTGTGTACAA GGAAGTTGTGAGTGAACTGAAGGCAGCTGGTGCCAACTGGATTCAGTTTGATGAGCCCAAGCTAGTGATGGATCTTGATGCTCATGAATTACAAGCATTTACTCATGCATACTCAGAGCTGGAAGCAACTTTATCTGGTCTACATGTTTTGATTGAGACTTACTTTGCTGATGTTCCAGTTGAGGCATACAAAACCCTCACATCTTTGAAGGGTGTTAGTGGATTTGGATTTGACCTAATTCGTGGGACTAAGACCCTTGATCTGATTAAGAGTGGATTCCCTTCGGGCAAATTCCTATTTGCTGGAGTAGTTGATGGAAGGAACATCTGGGCTAATGATCTTGCTGCATCCCTTGATACACTGCATTCTCTTGAGGCCATTGTGGGCAAAG ACAAGGTTGTGGTCTCTACTTCCTGTTCTCTTCTACACACTGCAGTTGACCTAGCAAATGAGCCTAAGTTGGATAAAGAGATCAAGCCATGGCTTGCATTTGCTGCACAGAAAATACTTGAAGTAAATGCCTTGGCCAAAGCACTTGCTGGACACAAGGATGAG GCATTCTTCTCGTCAAATGCATTAGCTCACACTTCAAGAAAATCTTCACCAAGGGTGACAAATGAGGCTGTTCAGGCTGCT GCTGCTTCTTTGAAGGGATCTGACCACCGTCGGGCCACAAATGTGAGTGCAAGGCTGGATGCGCAGCAAAAGAAGTTGAACCTTCCAATTCTTCCTACCACCACAATTGGATCCTTCCCTCAGACTCAGGACCTTAGGAGAGTGCGTCGTGAATACAAGGCTAAGAA gATCTCTGAAGATGATTATGTAAATTCCATCAAGGAAGAAATTAACAAAGTGGTCAAGATTCAGGAAGAGCTTGACATTGACGTTTTGGTGCATGGTGAGCCAGAA AGGAATGACATGGTCGAGTATTTCGGTGAGCAATTATCCGGTTTTGCCTTCTCTGCAAATGGGTGGGTTCAGTCATACGGTTCTCGTTGTGTCAAGCCTCCTATCATCTATGGTGATGTAAGCCGTCCCAAGGCCATGACTGTCTTCTGGTCATCGATGGCTCAAAGCATGACTAAGCGACCAATGAAGGGAATGCTTACTGGTCCTGTTACTATTTTGAACTGGTCCTTTGTCAGAAATGATCAGCCCAG ACACGAGACATGCTATCAAATTGCTTTGGCCATCAAGGATGAGGTTGAGGACCTTGAGAAAGCTGGAATAACTGTCATTCAGATTGATGAGGCTGCACTGAGAGAGGGTTTACCCCTAAGGAAGTCTGAGCATGCTTTCTATTTGGATTGGGCAGTTCATTCCTTCAGGATTACTAACTGTGGCGTCCAAGATTCAACCCAG ATCCACACCCACATGTGCTACTCCAACTTCAATGACATCATCCATTCGATCATTAACATGGACGCTGATGTCATTACCATAGAGAACTCAAGGTCAGATGAGAAGCTTCTTTCGGTGTTCCGCGAGGGAGTGAAATATGGTGCCGGAATTGGCCCTGGCGTGTATGACATTCACTCACCCAGGATACCATCTACTGAAGAAATTGCTGATCGTATCAAGAAGATGCTTGCAGTCCTTGAAAGCCACATCCTCTGGGTCAACCCTGATTGTGGCCTAAAGACCCGCAAGTACTCTGAAGTGAAACCTGCCCTAAGCAATATGGTTGCTGCTGCCAAGCTTCTTCGTGCTGAGCTCGGAAGTGCCAAGTGA